A window from Streptomyces griseiscabiei encodes these proteins:
- a CDS encoding zinc-binding dehydrogenase: MHAIRLHTFGPAENLTYEKVADPAPGPGQVRIAVAAAGVHLLDAALREGLPGPGPTPELPTIPGREVAGVVEALGEGVPDRWLGRRVTAHLGFVPGGYAELAVTEVERLHEIPENLDFAEAVAMIGTGRTAMGILLFAELGPGDVVVVPAAAGGLGTLLTQYARNAGATVVGLAGGPAKTARVAANGADLAVDYTDPAWPEKVAAYRGKVTVVFDGVGGEVARESVALLAPGGRHIVFGWSAEGIKDGGPYLVEGVSETVLGEEMRRRAGGPDPIRTLELRALAEAGAGRLIPAVHRFPLAGAADAHRALENRGTTGKVVLEP; encoded by the coding sequence ATGCACGCCATCCGTCTGCACACCTTCGGTCCGGCCGAGAACCTGACGTACGAGAAGGTCGCGGACCCCGCGCCCGGCCCCGGGCAGGTGCGGATCGCCGTCGCCGCCGCGGGCGTACACCTGCTGGACGCGGCCCTGCGCGAAGGTCTCCCGGGCCCGGGGCCCACGCCCGAGCTGCCCACGATCCCCGGCCGCGAGGTCGCCGGAGTCGTCGAGGCGCTCGGGGAGGGCGTCCCGGACCGCTGGCTGGGCAGGCGGGTCACCGCCCACCTCGGCTTCGTACCCGGCGGCTACGCCGAACTTGCCGTCACCGAGGTCGAACGGCTGCACGAGATCCCGGAGAACCTCGACTTCGCCGAAGCGGTCGCGATGATCGGCACGGGCCGTACGGCGATGGGGATCCTGCTCTTCGCCGAACTCGGCCCGGGCGACGTGGTCGTGGTCCCGGCGGCGGCCGGCGGCCTCGGCACCCTCCTCACGCAGTACGCCAGGAACGCGGGCGCCACCGTCGTCGGCCTCGCCGGCGGGCCCGCGAAGACGGCCCGGGTCGCGGCGAACGGCGCCGACCTCGCCGTCGACTACACCGACCCGGCCTGGCCGGAGAAGGTCGCGGCGTACCGGGGGAAGGTCACGGTCGTCTTCGACGGCGTCGGCGGGGAGGTGGCCCGGGAGTCCGTCGCCCTCCTCGCCCCCGGCGGCAGGCACATCGTCTTCGGCTGGTCGGCGGAGGGGATCAAGGACGGCGGCCCCTATCTCGTCGAGGGTGTCTCGGAGACCGTCCTCGGCGAGGAGATGCGCCGCCGGGCGGGCGGCCCCGACCCCATCCGCACCCTGGAGCTCCGCGCCCTCGCCGAGGCCGGCGCGGGCCGGCTCATCCCGGCCGTCCACCGCTTCCCGCTCGCCGGGGCCGCCGACGCCCACCGCGCCCTGGAGAACCGGGGCACCACCGGCAAGGTGGTGCTGGAGCCGTGA